Proteins encoded within one genomic window of Methanosarcina barkeri str. Wiesmoor:
- a CDS encoding EamA family transporter, giving the protein MAFAILTAFSESIKDVLNKRLLTQVNEYLLAWSLVLFALPWLVLSLFFTGIPPLKTEFWSYLIIDSILNIVANLLYIRAIKHGDLSSTVPIINFTPLFLIVTSPLILGERLNIFGCIGVLLVLTGSYFINFQVRDKGYLYPFHMLLKEKGPRTMLCVALIWSITSTMDKIGVINSSSFFWAISLNICIFALMSLFLLHNSKVDSKKINHNLKDFVFLGFFYALGWLAQMTAISLISVAYVISIKRSSTLISVILGYLLFKESNIKWRLPGATIMFVGFLVLALS; this is encoded by the coding sequence TTGGCATTTGCTATTTTAACAGCATTTTCTGAATCAATAAAAGACGTGTTAAACAAGAGACTCTTAACTCAAGTCAATGAGTACTTATTAGCATGGTCGCTAGTATTATTTGCACTACCATGGTTAGTTTTATCTTTATTTTTCACAGGTATTCCCCCACTAAAAACTGAGTTTTGGTCTTACCTCATAATAGATAGTATCCTGAATATTGTAGCCAATCTCTTATATATAAGAGCAATCAAACATGGGGATCTCTCATCCACTGTTCCTATTATAAATTTCACTCCTCTATTTCTTATTGTAACTTCTCCTCTAATTTTGGGAGAAAGACTAAATATTTTTGGCTGCATTGGAGTTCTACTTGTTTTGACCGGTTCATATTTTATAAATTTTCAAGTAAGAGATAAAGGATATTTGTATCCCTTTCATATGCTTCTTAAAGAGAAAGGACCACGAACAATGCTTTGTGTCGCACTAATTTGGAGTATAACTTCTACTATGGATAAAATTGGAGTAATTAATTCTTCGTCATTTTTTTGGGCAATTTCACTAAATATATGTATATTTGCTTTAATGAGTCTCTTTCTACTGCATAATTCTAAAGTTGATAGCAAAAAGATTAACCACAATCTAAAGGATTTTGTATTTCTCGGCTTTTTTTATGCATTAGGATGGTTAGCTCAAATGACGGCGATCAGTTTAATATCTGTAGCTTATGTGATCTCAATAAAGAGGTCAAGTACATTAATAAGTGTAATACTCGGTTACCTGTTATTTAAGGAAAGTAATATAAAATGGAGACTACCAGGAGCGACAATAATGTTTGTAGGTTTTTTAGTGTTAGCTTTATCATAA
- a CDS encoding WbuC family cupin fold metalloprotein has protein sequence MIKINDDLIDCVSQKAKESERKKADHSFNKRSEEPFQLFLNAVEPGAYIRPHKHMGTNNNETLLILK, from the coding sequence TTGATTAAAATAAATGATGACCTTATTGATTGCGTTTCTCAGAAAGCCAAAGAAAGTGAGAGAAAAAAAGCTGATCATTCTTTTAATAAAAGATCTGAGGAACCTTTCCAGCTGTTTTTAAATGCTGTTGAACCCGGTGCATACATACGTCCACATAAACACATGGGCACCAATAATAATGAAACACTTTTAATTTTAAAATAA
- a CDS encoding YunC family protein yields the protein MLIEQIQLEKGCALGLRFEMQKYPLLVIRAEKGFLMCGYLNVSAAEALGDTAAKVKGVQSFEDMLKAQVVEVTKFAKELGVEPGMTGREALERMF from the coding sequence ATGCTTATTGAACAGATTCAGCTTGAAAAAGGGTGTGCTCTTGGCCTCCGCTTTGAGATGCAAAAATACCCTCTTCTGGTTATAAGGGCAGAGAAAGGCTTCCTGATGTGCGGATACCTTAATGTAAGTGCTGCAGAGGCACTTGGGGACACGGCAGCGAAGGTAAAAGGCGTACAGAGTTTTGAAGATATGCTCAAAGCCCAGGTCGTTGAAGTAACCAAGTTCGCGAAGGAACTCGGGGTCGAACCCGGAATGACTGGCAGGGAAGCTCTGGAAAGGATGTTTTAA
- the map gene encoding type II methionyl aminopeptidase: MTDNVHNKQEILEKYREAGRILKTVRAEAVEMVRVGNTLLQVAEFVENRTIELGGRPAFPCNISRNQEAAHATPKIGDTDVFGKDMVKLDLGVHVDGYVADSAVTVDLSGNSDIKKAAEEALAAAIDLAKPGISTGELGAAIENSIRSYGLNPILNLTGHGLSQYEAHDDPSVPNRHVEGGAILKEGDVLAIEPFATDGVGAVHDGNWAEIYSLIRKKPVRLPAVRNVLKQVEEYRELPFAKRWLKSDKLDFVLIQLEKAGIIHSYPVLLESAGGLVAQAEHTIIVTQDGCEITTK; encoded by the coding sequence ATGACCGATAATGTGCACAATAAGCAAGAAATCCTTGAAAAATACAGGGAAGCAGGCAGGATTCTGAAAACTGTCAGGGCCGAAGCCGTAGAAATGGTCAGGGTAGGGAACACTCTGCTGCAAGTTGCGGAGTTTGTGGAAAACCGGACTATAGAGCTAGGAGGCAGGCCTGCTTTTCCATGCAATATTTCAAGAAACCAGGAGGCTGCACATGCAACCCCAAAGATAGGAGATACTGACGTTTTTGGAAAGGATATGGTGAAGCTGGATCTCGGGGTCCATGTGGACGGATATGTTGCAGACTCGGCTGTCACTGTTGACTTATCAGGAAATTCCGACATCAAGAAAGCCGCCGAAGAGGCTCTTGCTGCTGCCATCGACCTTGCAAAGCCAGGAATCTCTACCGGGGAATTAGGAGCTGCAATTGAGAACAGCATTCGCAGTTACGGACTGAACCCGATATTGAACCTGACAGGTCACGGGCTTTCCCAGTATGAAGCCCATGATGATCCTTCTGTTCCTAACCGGCATGTGGAAGGAGGAGCAATTCTAAAAGAAGGAGATGTGCTTGCAATCGAGCCCTTTGCAACGGACGGGGTCGGTGCTGTCCATGATGGGAACTGGGCCGAGATATACAGCCTTATAAGGAAAAAACCGGTCCGTTTGCCTGCAGTCCGGAATGTCCTGAAACAGGTTGAAGAATACAGAGAATTGCCTTTTGCAAAGCGCTGGCTCAAATCCGACAAACTGGATTTCGTATTAATCCAGCTCGAAAAAGCAGGAATTATTCACTCTTATCCTGTACTTCTCGAAAGTGCAGGAGGACTTGTAGCCCAGGCCGAACACACCATAATAGTAACCCAGGACGGCTGTGAAATTACAACAAAGTAA
- a CDS encoding Xaa-Pro peptidase family protein, with product MTEPEFSIKKALEEAGTDAYLMTGNLHNSDIYYVTRFLASDDFAYLQTDEGKEILFISDMEKGRAKIESRVSTIKTLQDLGYREKMKEKKDPSIAYAACLSELLAGDGIKKVAVPYDFPVFESNFLTEAGFSVVPIKSPFRKIRSLKKPEEIEAIKYAQMAGEKAMEAAIALISGAEERDGILYHAGEVLTGAKVLSVIDHTLLDYGCEAEETIVSCGKDTANPHGTTDGPLRANAPIILDIFPRSKTKRYFADMTRTVLHGKASEELKKMYETVLAAQKKGFEMVKPGVKASDVHNAVCDFFEAHGYDTYRSGAKVGFIHSTGHGVGLDIHELPGVGENGVLLEAGNVITLEPGLYYPEVGGIRIEDMVLVTENGCQNFTGLEKRFVV from the coding sequence ATGACCGAACCAGAGTTCAGTATAAAGAAGGCCCTTGAAGAGGCAGGAACCGATGCCTATCTTATGACAGGGAATCTTCACAATTCAGATATTTATTACGTAACCCGCTTCCTTGCTTCCGACGATTTTGCATACCTGCAAACCGACGAGGGAAAAGAGATACTTTTTATTTCGGATATGGAAAAAGGAAGAGCTAAAATCGAGTCAAGGGTTTCGACAATAAAAACATTGCAGGACCTGGGCTACAGGGAGAAGATGAAGGAAAAGAAAGATCCATCTATCGCCTACGCAGCTTGCCTATCCGAACTGCTTGCGGGAGACGGAATTAAGAAAGTCGCAGTGCCTTACGATTTCCCGGTATTCGAATCAAACTTCCTCACAGAAGCGGGCTTTTCCGTAGTTCCAATAAAAAGCCCGTTCCGAAAAATCAGGAGCTTGAAAAAGCCGGAAGAGATTGAAGCCATAAAGTACGCCCAGATGGCCGGAGAAAAGGCTATGGAAGCTGCAATAGCCTTGATATCAGGAGCAGAAGAAAGGGATGGTATCCTCTATCATGCAGGAGAGGTACTGACAGGAGCTAAAGTGCTTTCGGTTATAGATCATACACTTCTTGATTATGGATGCGAAGCCGAAGAGACTATTGTTTCATGCGGCAAAGATACAGCAAACCCCCATGGGACTACGGATGGCCCTCTGAGAGCAAATGCCCCGATAATCCTGGATATTTTCCCGCGGAGCAAAACGAAACGCTATTTTGCGGACATGACGCGCACAGTCCTGCATGGAAAAGCTTCGGAAGAGCTTAAAAAAATGTACGAAACTGTACTTGCAGCCCAGAAAAAAGGCTTTGAAATGGTTAAGCCAGGAGTAAAGGCATCCGATGTGCATAACGCTGTCTGCGACTTCTTCGAGGCACACGGTTATGACACCTACCGAAGTGGTGCAAAGGTAGGGTTTATTCACTCAACAGGACATGGGGTAGGGCTCGATATACATGAACTCCCGGGAGTCGGAGAAAACGGGGTTTTACTTGAGGCAGGCAATGTAATCACTCTCGAGCCTGGTCTGTACTATCCTGAGGTTGGAGGAATACGAATCGAGGATATGGTCCTGGTCACTGAAAATGGGTGTCAGAACTTTACAGGGCTGGAAAAAAGATTTGTAGTATAA
- a CDS encoding methionine adenosyltransferase: MARNIKVEELFQTPVEKQRIELVERKGIGHPDSISDGLAEAVSRALCREYISKCGAVLHHNTDETQIVAGRSSPRFGGGEILQPIYILLVGRATKEFEGVDLATESVALQAARQYLKNTLVNMDLERDVIMDCKLGTGSSDLRDVFKRDRIPVANDTSFGVGHAPFSELENLVYNTERQLLTDLKSRMPGIGEDMKVMGLRDGEDITLTICSGMIGRYIDDLDSYINMTQEMQTYVEEMATRYTERNVKVCINTGDNLKTSSIFLTVTGTSAEMGDDGSVGRGNRCNGLITPNRPMSMEATSGKNPINHIGKIYNLLSTQMARDIVKQVPEVQDVYIRLLSQIGKPIDQPLVASAQVIPKEGTSFAKVKAEAEVVMDDWLSNVTKITEMVIKGELDTF, translated from the coding sequence ATGGCCCGAAATATCAAAGTGGAGGAGCTCTTCCAAACTCCTGTTGAGAAACAGAGGATCGAGCTTGTAGAACGCAAAGGGATAGGGCATCCTGATAGTATATCAGACGGACTGGCCGAAGCCGTAAGTCGCGCACTATGCAGAGAATACATAAGTAAATGTGGAGCCGTACTCCACCATAATACTGACGAAACCCAGATTGTAGCCGGGAGATCCAGCCCCAGGTTCGGGGGCGGAGAAATACTGCAGCCCATATATATTCTATTGGTAGGCAGGGCAACAAAGGAGTTTGAAGGAGTAGATCTTGCTACCGAGTCTGTAGCCCTACAAGCTGCCAGACAATATCTTAAGAATACTCTTGTAAACATGGATCTCGAAAGAGATGTCATAATGGACTGCAAACTCGGGACAGGGTCTTCAGACCTGAGAGATGTCTTCAAAAGAGATAGGATTCCGGTTGCAAATGATACCTCATTTGGGGTTGGGCATGCTCCGTTTTCAGAGCTTGAAAACCTTGTATATAACACCGAAAGACAACTGCTCACAGACCTTAAGTCGCGCATGCCTGGAATCGGAGAAGATATGAAGGTCATGGGACTCAGGGATGGGGAAGATATAACTCTTACAATATGCAGCGGTATGATCGGGAGATATATTGACGACCTGGACAGCTATATAAATATGACCCAGGAAATGCAGACTTATGTTGAGGAGATGGCAACCAGGTATACTGAGCGCAATGTGAAAGTCTGCATTAACACAGGAGATAACCTGAAAACCAGCTCTATTTTCCTCACAGTTACAGGCACTTCAGCCGAAATGGGGGATGACGGCTCAGTAGGGCGCGGAAACCGCTGCAATGGTTTGATCACGCCAAACAGGCCTATGAGTATGGAGGCAACAAGTGGAAAGAATCCGATTAATCACATTGGCAAAATTTACAACCTTCTCTCGACCCAGATGGCCCGCGATATTGTAAAGCAGGTTCCGGAAGTCCAGGACGTTTACATAAGGCTGCTTTCCCAGATCGGAAAACCAATTGACCAGCCACTCGTAGCAAGTGCGCAGGTTATTCCCAAAGAAGGCACTTCTTTTGCAAAGGTCAAAGCCGAAGCCGAAGTTGTCATGGATGACTGGCTTTCCAATGTGACAAAGATTACCGAAATGGTAATTAAAGGAGAATTGGACACTTTCTAA
- the hisG gene encoding ATP phosphoribosyltransferase produces MIRIAIPNKGRLYEPTISIFKDAGLPISGGAESRKLFAKTTDPDIHILFARAADIPEYVQDGAADVGITGIDLITERGAKVETLLDLKFGKASLVLAVPEDSDFQKAEDLEGRKIATEFPEITHQYFKKHGVNVEVIKVSGACEMTPHVGIADAIVDISSSGTTMMINHLKPIETVFSSTVYLIANKESLRTKEKILDIKTALESVLNAKDRRYLMMNVPESSLQAVKEVLPGMSGPTVMKVESSKLPGESILAVHAVVDADLIFTIVNKLKKVGARDVLVVPIERIMP; encoded by the coding sequence ATGATTCGCATTGCAATACCCAATAAAGGGCGCCTTTACGAACCCACAATCTCTATTTTCAAAGATGCAGGGCTCCCAATAAGTGGAGGGGCCGAAAGTCGAAAACTTTTTGCAAAAACTACCGATCCGGATATCCATATCCTCTTTGCCAGGGCTGCTGACATCCCTGAGTACGTACAGGACGGAGCTGCGGACGTAGGTATTACAGGCATAGATCTGATTACGGAAAGGGGAGCAAAGGTTGAAACTCTTCTTGACCTTAAATTCGGAAAGGCCAGCCTTGTTCTGGCTGTCCCTGAAGACTCGGACTTCCAGAAAGCTGAGGATCTTGAAGGCCGAAAGATTGCAACCGAGTTTCCGGAAATTACACACCAGTACTTCAAAAAGCATGGAGTCAATGTTGAGGTTATAAAGGTCAGCGGAGCCTGTGAAATGACTCCACATGTGGGAATAGCAGATGCAATCGTGGACATCTCAAGCTCCGGAACCACTATGATGATAAATCATTTAAAGCCTATTGAGACTGTTTTTTCTTCTACAGTCTACCTGATTGCAAATAAAGAAAGCCTCAGGACAAAGGAAAAAATTCTGGACATCAAAACTGCACTGGAAAGCGTACTTAATGCAAAAGATCGGCGTTATCTTATGATGAATGTCCCCGAGTCTTCCCTCCAGGCAGTAAAAGAAGTTCTTCCAGGAATGTCAGGTCCAACGGTTATGAAGGTCGAGTCCAGCAAATTGCCAGGAGAATCCATCCTTGCAGTTCACGCTGTTGTGGACGCAGACTTGATTTTTACCATTGTAAATAAGCTGAAGAAAGTTGGTGCGCGTGACGTTCTTGTCGTACCTATCGAAAGAATAATGCCCTGA
- the hisA gene encoding 1-(5-phosphoribosyl)-5-[(5-phosphoribosylamino)methylideneamino]imidazole-4-carboxamide isomerase, with product MVFEVIPAVDMRGGKCVQLVQGVPGSEIVSIDDPVEVALDWVRKGAKTLHLVDLDGAIEGERKNAPIIEKIVSACQKKGVQIQVGGGIRSFEDAASLLELGVSRVILGTAALKNPELVQQLSSTFGNEHVTVALDAKNGKISIKGWTEECAQTPVEMGRKFEELGAGSLLFTNIDTEGLMQGVNPVPTKNLVESVSIPVIASGGVSSLQDLRTLKKTGASGVVVGSALYTGRFTLEAAIETTQQE from the coding sequence TTGGTTTTTGAAGTAATTCCTGCAGTGGATATGAGGGGTGGAAAATGCGTTCAGCTTGTGCAGGGAGTGCCTGGCAGTGAGATTGTATCCATTGACGATCCTGTTGAAGTTGCCCTTGATTGGGTCAGAAAAGGGGCAAAGACTTTGCACCTGGTAGATCTGGACGGAGCAATTGAAGGAGAGCGTAAAAACGCTCCTATAATCGAAAAAATAGTAAGTGCATGCCAAAAAAAAGGGGTGCAGATTCAGGTTGGAGGAGGCATTCGGAGTTTTGAGGATGCAGCTTCTCTGCTTGAACTGGGAGTCTCGAGGGTAATTCTAGGAACTGCTGCACTCAAGAACCCGGAACTTGTACAGCAGCTCTCCAGTACCTTTGGAAACGAACATGTAACTGTTGCCCTTGATGCAAAAAACGGAAAAATATCCATCAAAGGCTGGACTGAGGAATGCGCACAAACTCCTGTAGAAATGGGCAGGAAGTTTGAAGAGCTCGGGGCAGGCAGCCTGCTTTTTACAAATATAGACACCGAAGGCCTTATGCAGGGAGTAAATCCTGTCCCTACAAAAAACCTTGTGGAATCTGTCAGCATTCCTGTAATCGCATCTGGAGGAGTAAGTTCTCTTCAAGACCTACGGACCCTGAAGAAAACCGGAGCATCAGGGGTTGTGGTAGGCAGCGCTCTATACACAGGCAGGTTCACACTTGAAGCTGCGATTGAAACAACCCAGCAGGAGTGA
- the hisB gene encoding imidazoleglycerol-phosphate dehydratase HisB — MRTGRMSRKTKETDIQLELNLDGTGIADVNTGIGFFDHMLTSFARHAEFDLKVRAEGDLYVDEHHLVEDTGIVLGKVLAEALGDMAGTARFGEARIPMDEALADVALDIGGRSYLVLKAEFASPQVGQFSTQLVKHFFETLASNAKITIHASVYGDNDHHKIEALFKAFAYAMKRAVKIEGKEVKSTKGTL; from the coding sequence ATGAGAACAGGCAGAATGTCCCGCAAAACAAAAGAGACCGATATCCAGCTTGAACTGAACCTTGACGGCACTGGGATTGCCGATGTCAACACAGGAATCGGGTTTTTTGACCATATGCTTACTTCTTTTGCAAGGCATGCAGAATTTGACCTCAAGGTACGTGCGGAAGGTGACCTGTACGTGGACGAGCATCACCTTGTGGAAGACACAGGAATAGTTCTCGGAAAAGTGCTTGCAGAGGCACTCGGGGATATGGCAGGAACTGCTCGTTTTGGGGAAGCCAGAATTCCAATGGATGAAGCCCTTGCCGATGTTGCCCTGGATATAGGCGGACGCAGCTATCTTGTCCTGAAAGCTGAGTTTGCATCTCCCCAGGTAGGGCAATTCAGTACCCAGCTTGTAAAGCACTTCTTTGAAACGCTGGCCTCAAACGCAAAAATTACCATCCATGCGAGTGTCTATGGTGACAATGATCATCACAAGATCGAAGCTCTTTTCAAAGCCTTTGCCTATGCTATGAAACGTGCTGTAAAAATCGAGGGTAAAGAGGTAAAAAGTACTAAAGGTACCCTGTGA
- a CDS encoding NAD(P)H-dependent oxidoreductase → MKVLYVYAHPEPKSFNGALKETALAALQEKGHEVKLSDLYAMKFHPVLKASDFPERKKQDVFKPFFEAIQASKTGAFAPDVKEEMDKVKWADLLVFQFPIYFTFMPAIMKGWIDRVLAPGFGFNPVTNSDYDTGLLKGKSAIIVTTTGAPKTMYSEGGAHGDLNKHLESITHCIFEYMGMKVLPSYIIYEASSMSRERGAEELEKYRHRILDL, encoded by the coding sequence ATGAAAGTTCTTTACGTTTACGCACACCCGGAACCGAAGTCTTTTAACGGCGCTTTAAAGGAAACAGCACTTGCTGCCCTACAGGAGAAAGGGCATGAAGTAAAGCTCTCGGACCTTTATGCAATGAAGTTTCATCCTGTCCTGAAAGCTTCTGATTTTCCAGAACGAAAAAAGCAGGATGTTTTCAAGCCTTTCTTTGAAGCAATACAGGCCTCTAAAACAGGAGCTTTTGCACCTGATGTTAAAGAAGAAATGGATAAAGTAAAGTGGGCAGACCTCCTAGTATTTCAGTTCCCTATTTATTTCACTTTCATGCCAGCTATAATGAAAGGATGGATCGACCGCGTCCTGGCTCCTGGGTTTGGTTTTAACCCGGTTACGAATAGTGATTACGATACCGGGCTTCTTAAAGGAAAATCCGCAATAATTGTTACAACTACCGGAGCTCCAAAAACAATGTATTCTGAGGGAGGAGCACACGGAGACCTGAACAAGCATTTGGAATCAATAACCCATTGTATTTTTGAATATATGGGGATGAAAGTGCTTCCATCTTACATAATTTACGAAGCGAGCAGCATGTCCAGGGAAAGAGGAGCTGAAGAATTAGAAAAGTACAGGCATCGAATACTTGACCTTTAA
- the modA gene encoding molybdate ABC transporter substrate-binding protein — MKKVSAFIIIMLLAMAMAGSGCTEKMSPTPASNNSGNEFEGRQIIVCSGAGLIKPMNELIGNFENETGADIEVRYGGSAEIFGFLTSKECDVFIPGDYHYTEQAMERNYVFNDSVENLTRHIPVIAVPAGNPANISKLEDLAKPGVKLALGDPNGPAIGRVAEKICTQAGILPEVKNNTIVKTATVNQLLIYLASGDADAAIIWEDMANWSEASGKIKVIPIPEKQNKIQTIPTAVSTYTEDSKLAEAFNTYIAGDEARATWEKWGFEPCSS; from the coding sequence ATGAAAAAGGTCTCAGCATTCATAATTATCATGTTATTGGCTATGGCTATGGCTGGCTCCGGATGTACGGAAAAAATGTCTCCTACTCCTGCTTCTAATAATTCGGGAAATGAATTTGAGGGAAGGCAAATCATTGTTTGTTCCGGAGCAGGACTTATAAAGCCCATGAATGAATTGATCGGGAATTTTGAAAATGAAACTGGAGCAGATATTGAGGTTCGTTATGGAGGAAGTGCTGAAATCTTCGGATTTCTGACTTCTAAGGAGTGCGACGTCTTTATTCCCGGAGACTATCACTACACTGAACAGGCTATGGAAAGGAATTATGTTTTCAATGACAGTGTGGAAAACCTGACCCGGCATATCCCGGTTATCGCAGTACCTGCGGGAAATCCTGCAAACATAAGCAAACTCGAAGACCTGGCAAAACCCGGAGTAAAGCTGGCTCTTGGAGACCCGAATGGGCCTGCAATAGGCAGGGTAGCGGAAAAGATCTGTACACAGGCAGGAATCCTTCCTGAAGTAAAAAATAACACAATTGTCAAGACTGCAACAGTAAACCAGCTTCTTATTTACCTCGCGTCCGGAGATGCGGATGCGGCAATTATATGGGAAGATATGGCAAACTGGAGTGAAGCCAGTGGAAAAATCAAAGTAATTCCTATCCCTGAAAAACAGAATAAAATACAGACCATACCCACAGCAGTTTCCACATATACAGAAGACTCTAAACTGGCAGAAGCATTTAACACTTACATTGCAGGAGATGAAGCGAGGGCTACCTGGGAAAAATGGGGCTTTGAGCCATGCAGTTCTTAA
- a CDS encoding ABC transporter permease: protein MQFLKYPGMKYSWFKKFTVGIALFFTFLLFLSIGTLLFVLSPSEIFSALLSEEMLYSMKLSVLTSSISTFSVMCCSIPTAYALSRFSFPGKSIIKTVLGLPMAFPELVMGLALLLLFGQSFLGPVLEAVGIKVTFSKLGIIIAQFFVAFPYAVRIIYSTFEDINPRYELVSRSFGYGEFETFRHVTLPMAKSGLFASGVITFARCIGAFGAVLVLAGGSYMYTEVLPVTLYLNISYGNLEMAITSGILLMGIAFLAILSFERFEGGRL from the coding sequence ATGCAGTTCTTAAAATATCCGGGTATGAAATACTCCTGGTTCAAGAAATTCACAGTGGGCATTGCCCTTTTCTTTACTTTTTTGCTTTTCTTATCCATAGGAACCTTGCTCTTCGTCCTTAGTCCATCAGAAATCTTTTCAGCCCTGCTTTCGGAAGAAATGCTTTATTCAATGAAGCTTTCCGTGCTGACCTCTTCAATCTCAACATTTTCTGTAATGTGCTGCTCAATTCCAACAGCTTATGCCCTTTCACGTTTCTCCTTTCCAGGAAAAAGCATTATAAAAACCGTACTCGGGCTTCCGATGGCATTTCCTGAACTGGTAATGGGTCTTGCCCTCCTGCTTCTTTTCGGGCAGAGCTTTCTCGGGCCTGTGCTTGAAGCTGTGGGGATAAAGGTAACCTTCAGCAAGCTCGGGATAATAATTGCCCAGTTTTTTGTAGCCTTTCCCTATGCTGTAAGGATAATCTACTCCACCTTTGAAGACATCAACCCAAGATACGAACTGGTCTCAAGGAGCTTTGGGTACGGAGAATTCGAAACCTTCAGGCACGTGACTCTTCCAATGGCAAAGAGTGGGCTTTTTGCTTCAGGAGTGATCACCTTTGCTCGCTGTATAGGGGCTTTTGGAGCAGTGCTGGTGCTGGCAGGTGGATCATATATGTATACCGAAGTTCTGCCTGTGACCCTCTACCTGAACATTTCCTATGGAAATCTGGAAATGGCAATCACAAGTGGAATTTTGCTCATGGGAATTGCTTTTCTTGCCATTCTCAGCTTTGAAAGGTTTGAAGGAGGAAGGCTGTGA
- a CDS encoding ATP-binding cassette domain-containing protein, with the protein MSFLEVRDLCLDVGGFELDRIELKAEKGDYLTLIGPTGSGKSLLLETIIGFYGPEKGRIILEGKDITDLPPNMRQISIVYQDHMLFPHMNVFENIAYAVRKKLRDKKQIETEVKQIAGVLGIGELLYRKPATLSGGERQRAALARSLIVRPKLLLLDEPFSALDVRTKEKLRKMLKKAINEYSTTVLHVTHDFEDVWALANRVVVLRKGKVMQSGDPESVFRQPSPDFVAEFLGTNVLKGKVKALEGKLTVIEAEGLEIYSSDPAEPGEEVAISIRPEEIILARGIMESSARNTLKGKVTEVFKKEHLVVVEMEMGNVEIKAVVTPTSCEMLGLEPGREIYSVFKASNARIIR; encoded by the coding sequence GTGAGTTTTCTTGAAGTCAGGGACCTCTGCCTTGATGTTGGGGGTTTTGAACTCGATAGAATAGAACTCAAAGCCGAAAAAGGAGATTACCTGACCCTAATAGGCCCTACTGGCAGTGGGAAATCCCTTCTCCTTGAAACGATAATAGGATTTTACGGCCCTGAAAAGGGCAGAATTATTCTCGAAGGAAAAGATATTACCGATCTTCCTCCTAATATGAGGCAGATAAGTATAGTGTATCAGGATCACATGCTTTTTCCACACATGAATGTTTTCGAAAACATAGCATATGCAGTCCGAAAAAAACTCCGAGACAAAAAACAGATCGAAACCGAAGTAAAGCAGATTGCCGGAGTCCTGGGGATCGGTGAGTTGCTATACAGAAAACCAGCTACCCTGAGCGGGGGAGAAAGGCAAAGAGCAGCTCTTGCAAGGAGCCTTATAGTCAGACCAAAACTGCTCCTTCTGGACGAACCTTTCAGCGCCCTTGATGTAAGGACAAAAGAAAAGCTCAGGAAGATGCTGAAAAAAGCGATCAATGAGTACAGTACTACTGTTTTGCATGTGACCCACGATTTTGAAGATGTCTGGGCTCTGGCGAACCGCGTGGTCGTATTAAGGAAAGGGAAAGTTATGCAGTCCGGAGACCCTGAGTCGGTTTTCAGGCAACCGTCTCCTGATTTCGTGGCCGAGTTTCTGGGCACCAATGTGCTTAAGGGAAAGGTAAAGGCTCTCGAAGGAAAACTCACAGTGATTGAAGCCGAAGGACTGGAAATCTATTCATCAGATCCTGCCGAACCTGGAGAAGAGGTTGCTATCTCTATTCGCCCGGAAGAGATTATTCTTGCCAGAGGGATTATGGAAAGTTCGGCCCGAAACACTTTGAAAGGAAAAGTTACAGAAGTTTTCAAAAAGGAACATCTTGTCGTGGTCGAGATGGAGATGGGGAATGTGGAAATTAAAGCCGTGGTTACGCCGACTTCATGTGAAATGCTCGGACTCGAACCAGGCAGGGAAATATATTCTGTGTTCAAAGCTTCAAATGCCAGGATAATAAGGTGA